DNA from Ochotona princeps isolate mOchPri1 chromosome 7, mOchPri1.hap1, whole genome shotgun sequence:
TTTAAGGCGCCGGGGCCGGCCGGAGCCGCCTCACTCGcgcctcgccgccgccgccgcgtccCGTCATGGAGCCGCCGGCTCTGCGCGCCCTGCTCCTCGGCGCCGCcgggctgctgctcctgctcctgcccctctcctcttcctcctcttcggAAGCCTGCGGGCCCTGCGAGCCGGCCGCCTGCCCGCCCCTGCCCCCGCGGGGCTGCCCGCTGGGCGAGACCCGCGACGCGTGCGGCTGCTGCCCGGTGTGCGCCCGCGGCGAGGGCGAGCCGTGCGGGGGCGGCGGCGCCGGCAGGGGGCACTGCGCGCCGGGCATGGAGTGCGTGAAGAGCCGCAAGAGGCGGAAGGGTAAAGTGGGGGCAGTAGCCGGCGGCCCGGCGGTGAGCGGCGTGTGCGTGTGCAAGACCCGCTACCCAGTGTGCGGCAGCGACGGCACCACCTACCCCAGCGGCTGCCAGCTGCGCGCCGCCAGCCTGCGCGCCGAGAGCCGCGGAGAGAAGGCCATCACCCAGGTCAGCAAGGGCACCTGCGAGCAAGGTGGGCAACGAGCGCATCCCCATCCCCCGGGCCGGCGCGTGCGCGCGTGGGGACCCCGCCCTGCTCCTGGCGTGTGCGCGGTTTTCTGGAGAGCTTTCGGCGCGCGGGC
Protein-coding regions in this window:
- the IGFBP7 gene encoding insulin-like growth factor-binding protein 7 gives rise to the protein MEPPALRALLLGAAGLLLLLLPLSSSSSSEACGPCEPAACPPLPPRGCPLGETRDACGCCPVCARGEGEPCGGGGAGRGHCAPGMECVKSRKRRKGKVGAVAGGPAVSGVCVCKTRYPVCGSDGTTYPSGCQLRAASLRAESRGEKAITQVSKGTCEQGPSIVTPPKDIWNITGAQVYLSCEVIGIPTPVLIWNKVKRGQYGVQRTELLPGDRDNLAIQTRGGPEKHEVTGWVLVSPLSKEDAGEYECHASNSQGQASASAKITVVDSLHEIPAKKGEGAEL